Below is a genomic region from Miniphocaeibacter halophilus.
GCGGTCTTACATTAGCTGTGTTCAATTTTGCAAAACTAACCTTACTTGATAAACTCGGTGCAAGAGTTTCTTTAGTTATTAGTATGACACTTTTTTCTACAGTGCTAATCGCAAAAGCAGTTGGTTCTGTTTTGCCTATAATAGCTGATAAATTAGGATTTGACCCTGCTGTTATGGCTAGTCCATTAATTACAACTGTAGTAGATGCCTTAGCTATTTTAGTATATTTAAATATAGCAATTACAATTTTAGGAGCTTAAGTAGATTAAAAAACAATTAACATTGTGAATATTCACAGTTTAATTGTTTTTTTATTTCAAGAGCAACTATATTAAACTAATAATCTATAATGGTATTTTTGATATTTTTCCTAGTATGTATTATATTTTTATATAGTTGGTGCTTAAATAATATTTAGATTTTTATTTAATGTAACCAATTATACATATTATAAAAATAATAGGATGGTGACTCCATGGATTACAGAATTGAAAAGGATAGTATGGGTGAATTAAAGGTTCCTGCAGACAAATATTGGGGAGCTCAAACTCAAAGAAGCTATAATAATTTTGAAATAGGAACAGAAAAGATGCCGGTAGAAATAATTGACTCTTTTGCTATTTTAAAAAAGGCCTGTGCTATTACAAATAATAAATTAGGCATTCTTTCAGATGAAAAAAAAGATTTTATATCTAAGGCTTCAGATGAAATATTAGAAGGAAATTTAGATGATAACTTCCCCCTTGTCGTATGGCAAACAGGAAGTGGTACACAAAGTAATATGAATATTAATGAAGTTATAGCTAATAGAGGAAATGAACTTGCAGGGAAAAAAATACTTCATCCAAATGATGATGTAAATAAATCTCAAAGTTCAAATGACACATTCCCTACTGCAATGCATATTGCCGGAACTGTTGCTGTAGAAAATTATCTTATTCCTGAGCTAGAAAAAACCTTAGATGTACTTTATGGTCTTTCTATTGAAAATAGAAACATTATTAAAATTGGTAGAACCCATTTACAAGATGCTACCCCTTTAACCTTAGGACAAGAAATTAGCGCTTGGTCTGCTATGATTGAAAAATCTATTGATAATATTAAAAAAAGCGTCCTAGGTATGCATGAACTTGCATTAGGTGGCACAGCTGTTGGTACCGGTATTAATTGTCCTGAAGGCTTTGATGTAATTGTTGCAGAAGAAATTTCTAATTTAACAGGAATAGAATTTAAAACTGCAGAAAATAAATTTCATTCTCTAACAAGTAAGGATGAAATTGTATTTTGTCACGGCGCTTTAAAAGCTTTGGCAGCAGATTTATTAAAAATCGCCAACGACGTTAGATGGTTAGCTTCCGGACCAAGAAGTGGATTAGGGGAAATAACAATACCTGAAAACGAGCCTGGCAGTTCAATAATGCCCGGTAAAGTAAATCCAACCCAAGCAGAAGCATTAACAATGGTAGTTGCCCAAGTTTTAGGAAATGATGTAACCATAGGCTTTGGTGCATCTCAAGGAAATTTTGAGTTAAATGTATATATGCCTGTTATAATATATAATTTTTTACAATCTGTAAGACTATTAGCAGACGGAATTAAATCCTTTAGAGAAAAATGTCTAGTAGGTATAAAAGCCAATAAAGAAAAAATTCAATCTAATTTAGATAATTCCCTTATGCTTGTAACAGCTTTAAATACCCATATTGGATACGACAAGGCTGCAGATATAGCAAGACATGCCCATTTAAATAATTTAACTTTAAAAGAATCCGCTTTAGAATTAAGGTATTTAACTGAAGAGGAATTTGACTTATGGGTAAGACCCGAAAATATGATTTAAAAAAAGAGCCAGTTGGCTCTTTTTTTTATTCATATTCATAATGATATTCAATTTTTCCTAATTGTTTACACCTATCATAATCTTTTACAATTCCTCTAGCCTTTGGAGATAACACCAATATACCTATTAAGTTTGGTATTACCATTATAGCATTAAACATATCTGCCATATTCCATACTACATCAATCTTTTGTAATGAACCAACAATAATAAATATTAAAACTAAAATTCTATATGGCCATAATCCTTTTTCACCAAATAAATATTTAATATTGGTTTCTCCAAAATAGTACCAACCTATTACTGTAGTAAAAGCAAAGAAAGTTAAACAAATTGAAAGTAACATTTGTCCCGGTTTACCAAAAGCTAAATTAAAAGCTTCTTGCGTTACCAATGCACCGTCAAGTCCTGAATCTACTGCTCCTGTTACAAGTATAACCAACGCTGTTGCAGTACAAACTAAACCTGTATCTATAATAACTCCTATCATTGCAGTTAAGCCTTGTTCTAAAGGATGTTTTACATGAGCTGTAGCATGGGCTTGTGGTGTTGAACCCATACCAGCTTCATTGGAAAATAGTCCTCTTGCAACTCCAAATCTCATAGCTTCTTTCATTACAACTCCTGCCGTTCCACCAGCTAATGCTCTTGTACTAAAAGCTTCTGTGAAAATCAAAGAAAATACAGAACCTACTTGAGATCTAAATTTAATCATAATAACTATAGCTAATATAATATAAACCGCTGCCATAATTGGAACTACCATTTCAGCAAAATTTGCAATTCTCTTTATTCCACCTATAACAACTAATCCTGCTATTACAGCTATTGCTATACCCGCAACTAGTAAAGGTACATTAAAAGCACTATTTACAGATGTAGAAATAGAGTTAGATTGAACCATATTACCTATAAATCCTAATGCTAAAACTATTGCTACGGCAAAAAATCCTGCCAAGAACTTAGCTAGCCCCTTATGTTTAAAACCATTCCTTATATAATATGCTGGTCCCCCTACTAATTCTCCATTTTTATCTTTTTCACGATATTTTTGTGCTAGTATTGCCTCTACAAAAATAGTTGCCATTCCAAACAAAGCTGCTAACCACATCCAGAATATAGCTCCTGGTCCCCCAGAAACAATAGCTGTTGCAACTCCTGCAACATTTCCTGTACCTACCTGTGCCGCTATTGCTACTGCTAATGCTTGGAAGGATGAAATTTCTCCAGCAGCCTTTCTTTTAGCGTTAGCTTCTTTATCAAATAGTCCACCAAATGTCTGCTTAAAGGCTGCACCTAACCTTCTAAACTGTGGAAGTCCTAAATATATTGTAAACCACAAACCTACAACTGGTAGTACATAAATCAATACCTTATCCCATAAGACATCATTTACTGATTTAACTATTATTGGTAAATATTCAGTTATTTTAGAAATAAAATCCATTATACTACTCCTTTTTAAATTTTATAATATTATTGAAAATATGTATTATTATCCCCCTTTCTCTAATATTAAAATTATTATGATATATTTAATAATTTTTATATTTCCAATAAATTATTTTGAATAAATTGTTACAAACACATACAACTTCTTTAATTTATACCCGGAAATCCTTTTCGTAACACATACACATAGGTATATTTTTAACTTTGTAAAATAAAATTTGGCGGGAGTGCGTGGGAATCGAACCCACCCAAGAAGCTCCTAACCCCTCATACTGGTTTTGAAGACCAGAGAGCACACCAGCACTCATTCACCCCCAAGTACTATTTAATAGTACCATTAAAGCTTTTTGTTTTCAATTACAGATTATATATATTTGTTTTTTTAATAATTTATTTACTATTTAAATATATTAATTCAATAACTTATTTTCTACCTACCTTTAACCTTATATTTATTAATCTTTATTTTACTAAAACTCGAATATCATCTACTCTTTTTGTTAATTTCATATTGTCAAAATATTCCAACAATAGGAGAATATTTTTTCTGCTTGATTTTAACAAATCCCTATATTGAGAAATTGTAATACTGCCATTTTTTTCAATATAGTCTATTAATAGCTCTTTTGCTTTTTCAAAATCTTCTTTTAATAGTATATTATTATTTCCAAAAATTACTATATCCTTATCTATCATATATTTTAAGATTTGTTCTCTATTTTTGTCTTTTCTAGATAATGATTTTAAATCTTCTATTTTATCAAAAGAATTTTCTTTTAATTCCCTTATTATTTCTTTTCTAAGATTATCCTGTTTTTTATTAAGTCCAATTTTAAAGTTTTTTAAGCCATAATATTCATTATTTTTTTGTAATATTTCATTTTTAATCATCAGTTCCAATATATTTTCCAGTTCTTTTAAGTTTAAATCATAATAAATCTTAGTTTTTAATTCATCTTTTGTTAATCCGCCGGAAAGTGGCGAATCTTTATGGTGTTTTTCTATAATTTCCTTAATGTTATCAAATATTTTATTGGCTACATTACTATTGATGTATTTTTCATCTACTAGTATTATTTCATTATTTTCTATTAATTCATTTAACTTATTAAGAACTTGTTCTTTATTTTCTCCGGTATATGAAACTATATCCTTTAATAATACAAGAGCATTTTCAGACTCTGTATATTGTAGAATTATTTTATCTAAATCCCCGGATTCCTTTATTTTTAATTCCTCAATTAAGGCCTCATCTACGTGTCGTTTCTTGGCTAAAGGATCTATAATAATGCCTCCGCCAATAGTTTCAACTGGAGAATAGGATCTTAAAACAAATCTGTCCCTGTTTTTACAAACTAAGGGTTCTTCTAATCTAAATTGTATAAATCCTTCTTCCCCTGGTAGAATTTCTTCTTTCTCTAAGGGAACAGCCCTACATAAGATTTCTCTAGTACCTAAAGCTAATCTTAATCTTGTCCAATGTTTTATTGAAAAGTCCCTATTTTTTGAAACGATTATTTTAGTATCTATAATATTTGTTGTAATTACCGACCCTTCTTTTGCTACAACATCTCCTCGAGACACATTAATTTTTTTAATAGATGAAATGTTCATGGCAGTTCTTTGACCTGCATAAGCCGTTTCAACATCTTTTCCGTGAACTTGAACAGATTTTATTTTTATTTTCTCATCTATAGGATATATAAAAAGTTCATCGCCTTTACTTACATGGCCCTCCATTAAAGTGCCGGTTATTACAGTACCTATTCCCTTTACCGGAAAAATCCTATCTATATTCATTCTAGCTGGAGTATTACTTTCCTTATCTTCAATTTTTTCACTTTCCTCAGAAAGAATTTTTTTTAAGTCTTCTATTCCCCTTCCAGATATTGAATCCACCTCTATTATTTTTGCATCTTCTAAAAAAGTTCCCTGTATAAAATCACGCACTTCTTCTTTTACTAGCTCCAAATAATCCAACTCTACCATATCGCTTTTAGTTAGAACTATTATTCCCTTTTTAATATTTAAATATGTTAAAATATCCAAATGTTCCTTAGTTTGAGGCATTACTCCCTCATCTGCTGCAATTATAAATAATACAAGGTCTAAGCCAGTTGCACCTGCCATCATGTTCTTTATGAATTTTTCATGTCCCGGTACGTCTACTATGCCTACTCTGTTTCCATTTGGTAAATCTAAATAGGTAAAACCTAAATTAATGGATATGCCTCTTTCTTTTTCTTCCGATAGAGTATCTGTCTCCCTACCGGTTAAGGCTTTTACTAAAGTCGTTTTACCATGGTCAATATGCCCAGCTGTACCTACTATTATATTCTTCATATTCCCTCCATTATTTCAGATTTTTTTCTATTTCTTCTGCAATTATTTCAAATTCGGAATTTTGAATTGTTCGTAAATCCAACATATAATTATTATCCTTTACCCTGCCTATTATATGATTTTTTGATAAGCGTAATTTTTCTTCTATTTTTGAAACCGAATATTTTTCCGATGATATAGTCAATACCTTTGTAGGAAATTCCTCTCCCGGCATAGAGCCACCACCAACAGTAGAAAACTCATCCTTTATTTCAAGTTCTACATTAACTTCTTTTTCCTCTATTATACTTTTTAACCTTTTTGCTTTTTCTTCTAATTCTTCAACTGTATAGGATATCATTCGCATTGCAGGAATTTCTTTCTTTGCTTTTTCTTCATCAAAATATAATTTCAAAGTAGCCTCTAAGGAAGCTAATGTTATTTTATCTACCCTTAAAGCTCTTAATAATTGATTTTTTTTCATCTTATCTATATATTCTTTTTTACCTACTATGACTCCTGCTTGAGGTCCACCTAAAAGTTTATCGCCGCTAAATGTTACTAAATCTATTCCTGAGTTAATTGACTCCCTTATTGTCGGCTCATGTTTTAGTCCAAATTCTTCTAAGTCAAAATATACACCACTACCTAGGTCTTCAACTACAGGTAGGTCATATTTTTCACCTAATTTTTTCAATTCTTTATTTGAAACAGCTTCTGTAAAACCTATCATCTTATAGTTACTTGTATGAACCTTCATCAACAATTTTGTATTTTCAGTTATAGCTTCTTCGTAGTCGGAAATTCTTGTTTTATTAGTAGAACCAACTTCTACTAATTTAGCTCCACTCATAGCCATTACTGACGGTATTCTAAAAGCTCCTCCTACTTCTACAAGCTCCCCTCTAGAAACAATTACTTCCTCATCTTTAGCAAAAGTACTTAAAACAAGTAAAACTGCCGCTGCATTATTATTTACTACTAAAACATCCTCAACATTTAAAAGTAGTTTAATTATTTTGGTTACATGACTATATCTCGAACCTCTTTGCCCTAGATCTAAATCATATTCTAAATTAGAGTAGCCTGAAGCTATTTTCCATATTTCATCTTTTATAGATTCGCTTATTAATGACCTACCTAAATTAGTATGTAAAATAGTTCCTGTTCCATTAATAACTTTCTTCAAGGAGGAAGAAAATTCTTTTTCCAAAGTAGTTATGATGTTTTTTATAATACTATTTATATTTATTTCCTCTGCTACAATAGATAATTCTTCATCTCTAACATTAGCTATTTTTTT
It encodes:
- a CDS encoding alanine/glycine:cation symporter family protein, with amino-acid sequence MDFISKITEYLPIIVKSVNDVLWDKVLIYVLPVVGLWFTIYLGLPQFRRLGAAFKQTFGGLFDKEANAKRKAAGEISSFQALAVAIAAQVGTGNVAGVATAIVSGGPGAIFWMWLAALFGMATIFVEAILAQKYREKDKNGELVGGPAYYIRNGFKHKGLAKFLAGFFAVAIVLALGFIGNMVQSNSISTSVNSAFNVPLLVAGIAIAVIAGLVVIGGIKRIANFAEMVVPIMAAVYIILAIVIMIKFRSQVGSVFSLIFTEAFSTRALAGGTAGVVMKEAMRFGVARGLFSNEAGMGSTPQAHATAHVKHPLEQGLTAMIGVIIDTGLVCTATALVILVTGAVDSGLDGALVTQEAFNLAFGKPGQMLLSICLTFFAFTTVIGWYYFGETNIKYLFGEKGLWPYRILVLIFIIVGSLQKIDVVWNMADMFNAIMVIPNLIGILVLSPKARGIVKDYDRCKQLGKIEYHYEYE
- the selB gene encoding selenocysteine-specific translation elongation factor → MKNIIVGTAGHIDHGKTTLVKALTGRETDTLSEEKERGISINLGFTYLDLPNGNRVGIVDVPGHEKFIKNMMAGATGLDLVLFIIAADEGVMPQTKEHLDILTYLNIKKGIIVLTKSDMVELDYLELVKEEVRDFIQGTFLEDAKIIEVDSISGRGIEDLKKILSEESEKIEDKESNTPARMNIDRIFPVKGIGTVITGTLMEGHVSKGDELFIYPIDEKIKIKSVQVHGKDVETAYAGQRTAMNISSIKKINVSRGDVVAKEGSVITTNIIDTKIIVSKNRDFSIKHWTRLRLALGTREILCRAVPLEKEEILPGEEGFIQFRLEEPLVCKNRDRFVLRSYSPVETIGGGIIIDPLAKKRHVDEALIEELKIKESGDLDKIILQYTESENALVLLKDIVSYTGENKEQVLNKLNELIENNEIILVDEKYINSNVANKIFDNIKEIIEKHHKDSPLSGGLTKDELKTKIYYDLNLKELENILELMIKNEILQKNNEYYGLKNFKIGLNKKQDNLRKEIIRELKENSFDKIEDLKSLSRKDKNREQILKYMIDKDIVIFGNNNILLKEDFEKAKELLIDYIEKNGSITISQYRDLLKSSRKNILLLLEYFDNMKLTKRVDDIRVLVK
- the fumC gene encoding class II fumarate hydratase — its product is MDYRIEKDSMGELKVPADKYWGAQTQRSYNNFEIGTEKMPVEIIDSFAILKKACAITNNKLGILSDEKKDFISKASDEILEGNLDDNFPLVVWQTGSGTQSNMNINEVIANRGNELAGKKILHPNDDVNKSQSSNDTFPTAMHIAGTVAVENYLIPELEKTLDVLYGLSIENRNIIKIGRTHLQDATPLTLGQEISAWSAMIEKSIDNIKKSVLGMHELALGGTAVGTGINCPEGFDVIVAEEISNLTGIEFKTAENKFHSLTSKDEIVFCHGALKALAADLLKIANDVRWLASGPRSGLGEITIPENEPGSSIMPGKVNPTQAEALTMVVAQVLGNDVTIGFGASQGNFELNVYMPVIIYNFLQSVRLLADGIKSFREKCLVGIKANKEKIQSNLDNSLMLVTALNTHIGYDKAADIARHAHLNNLTLKESALELRYLTEEEFDLWVRPENMI
- the selA gene encoding L-seryl-tRNA(Sec) selenium transferase; translated protein: MNKNELFRKIPSVEEILILEEINELDYPRALKTEAAREVLASIRKKIANVRDEELSIVAEEININSIIKNIITTLEKEFSSSLKKVINGTGTILHTNLGRSLISESIKDEIWKIASGYSNLEYDLDLGQRGSRYSHVTKIIKLLLNVEDVLVVNNNAAAVLLVLSTFAKDEEVIVSRGELVEVGGAFRIPSVMAMSGAKLVEVGSTNKTRISDYEEAITENTKLLMKVHTSNYKMIGFTEAVSNKELKKLGEKYDLPVVEDLGSGVYFDLEEFGLKHEPTIRESINSGIDLVTFSGDKLLGGPQAGVIVGKKEYIDKMKKNQLLRALRVDKITLASLEATLKLYFDEEKAKKEIPAMRMISYTVEELEEKAKRLKSIIEEKEVNVELEIKDEFSTVGGGSMPGEEFPTKVLTISSEKYSVSKIEEKLRLSKNHIIGRVKDNNYMLDLRTIQNSEFEIIAEEIEKNLK